One Rhodoflexus caldus genomic region harbors:
- the porQ gene encoding type IX secretion system protein PorQ: MTNSVPFAGEKNKMLNALCGKLILAFLLPLFAEAQIGGGQSFSFLQLPPNARTVAQGGVQVASVGADASLWLSNPALNTDSANYQAALQFQSLTGQALHTSLAYVLPVRKHQRLGIGLQYIGYGQFQGFDPTGAPTGDFSAAEYVLALNYAHTIAPFTLGATLKIAGSSVAAFNSTAVLADAGALFRYPRKDFSVGLTVRNIGFAMSNYTDASDWVMPFDAQLGISFKPEKMPMRFSLTAWQLAPRGDIVYNDPSRPAGFDANGNPLFNATNNFQRFARRLVVGGELVLHPNFQLRTGYNVLHRQELGLAQRRALSGFSFGIMLKIKAIEFSYGYQVRHVAGGISAFGVVADMRRLLPKKRQRLEITD, from the coding sequence ATGACAAACTCGGTGCCCTTTGCAGGGGAAAAGAACAAAATGCTTAATGCTCTTTGCGGCAAACTTATTTTAGCTTTTCTGCTGCCGCTTTTTGCCGAAGCTCAAATCGGCGGAGGGCAGAGTTTCAGTTTTCTGCAACTGCCGCCCAATGCCCGCACGGTAGCACAGGGTGGCGTACAGGTGGCCTCTGTCGGTGCCGATGCCTCGCTGTGGCTGAGCAATCCTGCACTGAATACGGACTCGGCGAATTATCAGGCGGCTTTGCAGTTTCAATCGCTTACCGGACAGGCTCTGCATACCTCGCTGGCGTATGTGTTGCCTGTGCGCAAGCATCAGCGGTTAGGCATTGGCTTACAATACATCGGCTACGGACAGTTTCAGGGCTTTGACCCTACGGGTGCGCCAACAGGCGATTTTTCGGCAGCCGAATACGTACTTGCGCTCAATTATGCACATACCATTGCGCCGTTTACACTGGGTGCAACGCTCAAAATAGCAGGTTCTTCTGTTGCTGCTTTTAATTCAACTGCCGTGCTGGCAGATGCAGGCGCACTGTTTCGCTATCCCCGAAAAGATTTCAGCGTAGGGCTGACGGTGCGCAACATCGGTTTTGCCATGAGCAACTACACCGATGCTTCGGATTGGGTAATGCCCTTTGATGCACAGTTGGGCATCAGTTTTAAACCCGAAAAAATGCCGATGCGGTTCTCCCTGACTGCGTGGCAATTAGCCCCCCGCGGCGACATTGTGTACAATGACCCTTCGCGGCCTGCGGGGTTTGATGCGAACGGCAACCCGCTATTTAACGCAACCAACAACTTTCAGCGATTTGCACGTCGGCTCGTAGTGGGCGGAGAGTTGGTGCTGCATCCCAATTTTCAGTTGCGAACGGGTTACAACGTGCTCCATCGGCAGGAGTTAGGCTTAGCGCAAAGGCGTGCCCTCAGTGGGTTTTCTTTTGGAATAATGTTGAAAATCAAAGCCATAGAGTTTTCTTACGGCTATCAGGTGCGCCATGTGGCAGGCGGCATCAGTGCCTTTGGGGTAGTAGCCGATATGCGCCGACTACTGCCCAAAAAACGCCAAAGGCT
- a CDS encoding exo-beta-N-acetylmuramidase NamZ family protein — protein sequence MKTAFRLCLASITWLSLVACGTAQTAANQSSSATNSDILPGAARFSEYLPALQGKRVALTVNHTAAIGKTHVVDTLLAQKVNIVKIFAPEHGFRGTADAGEKVDNEKDKRTGLPVISLYGKRVKPLPEDLADVDVVVFDIQDVGTRFYTYINTMHLLMEACAEQNKDLIVLDRPNPNGWYVDGPTLDMQYKSFVGMQPIPIVHGLTVGELAQMINGEGWLANGVKCRLQVIKCLHYDHTKRYSLPVRPSPNLPNDRAIALYPSLCLFEGTIVSVGRGTEAPFQMIGFPENPDKTYSFTPRSTEGAKNPPYKDVTCYGIDYRTMDVSNFRFSLQPLMEMYRLAPQKDKFFIPFFEKLAGTGELRKQIAAGMSEEAIRATWAKDLAAYKAMRKKYLLYADFE from the coding sequence ATGAAAACCGCCTTCCGGCTTTGTCTGGCAAGTATCACATGGTTGTCGCTTGTTGCTTGCGGAACGGCACAAACGGCTGCTAATCAGTCAAGTAGCGCTACAAACAGCGATATTCTGCCGGGTGCTGCCCGTTTTTCGGAATACCTGCCTGCTTTACAGGGCAAACGGGTTGCCTTAACGGTAAACCATACGGCAGCTATCGGAAAAACCCATGTTGTGGATACGTTGCTGGCACAAAAAGTCAATATTGTCAAAATTTTTGCGCCGGAACACGGCTTTCGCGGAACGGCGGATGCGGGTGAAAAGGTTGATAATGAGAAAGATAAACGCACAGGTTTACCCGTAATTTCCCTTTACGGCAAGCGAGTTAAGCCGCTGCCCGAGGATTTGGCAGATGTAGATGTCGTAGTTTTTGATATTCAGGATGTGGGCACACGCTTTTACACCTATATTAATACGATGCATTTGCTCATGGAGGCCTGCGCCGAGCAAAATAAAGACCTTATCGTTTTAGACCGCCCCAACCCCAACGGCTGGTATGTGGATGGCCCTACGCTGGACATGCAGTATAAATCGTTTGTGGGTATGCAGCCCATTCCCATTGTACACGGGCTGACCGTGGGCGAACTGGCACAAATGATTAATGGCGAAGGGTGGCTGGCTAACGGCGTAAAGTGTCGCCTGCAAGTTATCAAGTGCCTTCATTATGACCATACGAAGCGCTATTCGCTGCCTGTGCGGCCGTCGCCAAACCTGCCCAACGACCGTGCCATTGCCTTGTATCCAAGCCTGTGTTTGTTTGAAGGAACAATTGTAAGCGTGGGCAGAGGTACGGAAGCCCCTTTTCAGATGATTGGTTTTCCGGAGAACCCCGATAAAACATACAGTTTTACACCGCGAAGCACCGAGGGCGCAAAAAATCCGCCGTATAAAGACGTAACCTGCTACGGCATAGACTATCGCACGATGGATGTGAGCAACTTCCGATTCAGCCTGCAACCGCTGATGGAAATGTACCGCTTAGCACCTCAGAAGGATAAGTTTTTTATTCCTTTCTTTGAAAAACTGGCAGGAACGGGCGAACTCCGCAAACAAATTGCCGCAGGCATGAGCGAGGAAGCCATTCGCGCCACTTGGGCGAAAGACTTGGCTGCATACAAAGCCATGCGCAAAAAATACTTACTCTATGCCGATTTTGAGTAG
- a CDS encoding ABC transporter permease: MVQGKKKATSFTWLIASRLQDNSLTGNFSTLVTRIAVASITIGVAAMILSFMIFEGFKHAIQEKIFSLAGHIRLTKFDGGSSPEGSPLPLNTQFLKKASQIQGLARVELYSQKSALLKTDEEVMGVLIKGIDSKSDSSFFAKNLISGRFLQFPDTAAHSPDLIVSKRIADKLKLQVGDRLTAYFIQEPPRARRLTICGIYQTGLEDFDEMVVLADNRMIQQLNRWGDTLTGGYEIYIRDFSKLTQVAEEVYDAMDYSMQMETVEGRYAHFFDWFIMLNRNVTVFLTIILSVAAFNTISILIILMMERTQMIGLLKAMGASNRQIRAIFFWKGIRILTRGLLWGNLLALGLAAVQYYFHLIPLDPENYYMETVPIQWDWLAFAIVNLLTTMVVGSAIFLPTALTARITPVKAIRFN; this comes from the coding sequence ATGGTTCAAGGAAAAAAAAAGGCGACTTCTTTTACGTGGCTGATTGCCTCTCGGTTGCAAGACAACAGCCTGACAGGTAATTTCTCGACATTGGTTACGCGCATCGCCGTGGCGAGTATTACCATTGGCGTAGCTGCCATGATTCTGTCTTTCATGATTTTTGAAGGTTTTAAACATGCCATTCAGGAAAAAATTTTCAGCCTTGCAGGACACATCCGCCTGACTAAGTTTGACGGCGGCAGTTCTCCCGAAGGTTCACCGCTGCCGCTCAACACCCAATTCCTGAAAAAAGCCTCTCAAATTCAAGGACTTGCCCGCGTAGAACTCTACAGCCAAAAGTCGGCACTGCTCAAAACCGATGAGGAAGTGATGGGGGTACTTATCAAAGGCATAGACAGCAAGTCAGACAGTAGTTTTTTTGCAAAAAATCTTATCAGTGGCAGATTTCTACAATTCCCCGATACGGCGGCACATTCACCCGACCTGATTGTTAGCAAGCGAATAGCCGACAAGTTGAAACTGCAAGTGGGCGACCGACTGACGGCTTACTTTATTCAAGAGCCGCCCAGAGCACGCAGGCTAACCATTTGCGGCATCTACCAAACGGGATTAGAGGATTTTGACGAAATGGTTGTACTGGCAGATAACCGCATGATACAGCAACTCAACCGATGGGGAGATACGCTCACAGGCGGTTATGAAATCTATATCCGCGATTTCAGCAAACTGACACAAGTGGCAGAGGAGGTGTACGATGCGATGGATTACAGTATGCAAATGGAAACCGTGGAGGGCAGATATGCCCACTTTTTTGACTGGTTTATTATGCTCAACCGAAATGTTACCGTATTTTTGACGATTATTTTATCGGTTGCGGCCTTTAATACCATATCCATCCTGATTATCCTGATGATGGAACGCACACAAATGATTGGGTTATTGAAAGCCATGGGAGCATCCAATCGGCAAATCAGGGCTATTTTCTTTTGGAAGGGTATACGCATCCTTACCAGAGGGTTGCTTTGGGGCAACCTATTGGCACTTGGCTTGGCTGCCGTGCAATATTATTTCCACCTCATCCCCTTAGACCCCGAAAACTATTACATGGAAACAGTACCCATTCAATGGGATTGGTTAGCATTCGCCATTGTCAATCTGCTGACTACCATGGTGGTTGGCAGCGCTATTTTTCTGCCAACCGCCCTCACCGCACGTATTACGCCCGTAAAGGCTATCCGATTCAATTGA
- a CDS encoding porin translates to MEKADTAKKYLLVCMLWIACIAQLNAQDSAAVQKDKHLKISCYAEIYYIYDFANPADHNRQDFVYAFNRHNEVNLNIGFVQAEYENNRIRGKFALMAGTYANANLAAEPGVLKNIFEANAGVKLAAQKNLWLDAGVFASHLGFEGAIGADCWTMTRSLVAEGAPYYLSGAKITYTSDNGQWLLGGLVLNGWQRIQRVPGNQTPAFGHQINYMPNEKITIGSSSFIGSDTPDSARLMRYFHSLYGQFQLTPALGLIAGLDIGAQQQRPSSRQMHVWYSPIAIVRLKPVASDWSVAARAEYYADPNEVIVATGSPNGFQTFGYSVNIDRRLGNNLLWRTELRTFQSRRDAIFTDRDNRPATGNWFIGSSLALSF, encoded by the coding sequence ATGGAAAAGGCTGATACTGCAAAAAAATACCTGCTCGTTTGCATGCTTTGGATAGCCTGCATTGCCCAACTCAACGCACAGGACAGCGCAGCGGTTCAAAAAGATAAGCACCTGAAAATCAGCTGCTATGCAGAGATTTATTACATCTACGATTTCGCCAACCCTGCCGACCACAACCGCCAAGACTTTGTGTATGCGTTCAATCGGCACAACGAAGTGAACTTAAACATCGGTTTTGTTCAGGCGGAATATGAAAACAATCGCATCAGAGGGAAATTTGCACTCATGGCAGGCACATATGCCAATGCCAATTTGGCAGCCGAACCGGGCGTACTGAAAAATATATTTGAGGCAAATGCAGGCGTAAAACTTGCTGCCCAAAAAAATTTATGGTTAGACGCGGGCGTTTTTGCCTCGCACTTGGGTTTTGAGGGGGCTATCGGTGCTGATTGCTGGACGATGACGCGCAGTTTGGTAGCGGAAGGCGCGCCTTACTATCTTTCGGGTGCAAAAATTACTTACACATCCGACAACGGGCAGTGGCTGCTCGGCGGCTTGGTACTGAACGGCTGGCAGCGGATACAGCGCGTACCGGGCAATCAAACGCCTGCCTTTGGTCATCAGATAAACTACATGCCCAACGAAAAAATCACCATTGGCAGCAGTTCGTTCATCGGCAGCGACACGCCCGACAGTGCGCGGCTGATGCGCTACTTCCACAGCCTCTACGGGCAATTTCAACTCACGCCCGCACTGGGGCTAATTGCGGGTTTGGACATCGGCGCACAGCAGCAACGCCCAAGCAGTAGGCAAATGCACGTTTGGTATTCGCCCATTGCGATTGTGCGCCTGAAACCCGTCGCTTCCGATTGGTCGGTGGCAGCCCGTGCGGAGTACTACGCCGACCCCAACGAAGTTATTGTTGCCACAGGCAGCCCGAACGGCTTTCAGACTTTCGGCTATTCGGTCAATATAGACCGCCGATTAGGCAATAACTTGCTTTGGCGCACCGAATTGCGCACCTTCCAAAGCCGCCGCGATGCCATCTTCACCGACCGCGACAACCGACCCGCTACGGGCAATTGGTTTATCGGCTCTTCGCTGGCGCTATCGTTTTGA
- the aspS gene encoding aspartate--tRNA ligase, which produces MLRTHTCGELRLSHVGQQVTLCGWVQRVRDKGGLIWIDLRDRYGITQLLIEETSAAPELVQAARGLGREFVVQAAGEVIERVSKNNKIPTGDIEIRLRELTVLNSAKVPPFLIEDETDGGDDLRMKYRYLDLRRNVVRQNLELRHRMAKATRDYMDSMGFLEVETPVLIKSTPEGARDFVVPSRLNPGEFYALPQSPQTFKQILMVAGFDRYFQIVKCFRDEDLRADRQPEFTQIDCEMSFVTQEDILNTFEGLVKYLFKTIKGIEFGNFRRMSYADAMRLYGSDKPDLRFGMQFTELNDVAKGKGFQVFDGAELVVGICAEGCAEFTRKQLDELTEFVKRPQIGAKGLVYVQYKTDGTFKSSVDKFFTQDDLMQWAVKMNAKPGDLMLVLSGEINATRKQLNELRLEMGNRLGLRNKDVYEPLWVLDFPLVEWGEEEQRWFAMHHPFTSPKPEDITLLDSNPGEVRANAYDMVINGVEVGGGSIRIFDRELQAKMFRLLGFTDEQARAQFGFLMEAFEYGAPPHGGIAFGFDRLCSLFGGAESIRDFIAFPKNNSGRDMMIDSPSPIADEQLRELNIKVV; this is translated from the coding sequence ATGTTAAGAACGCACACTTGTGGTGAACTGCGCCTGTCGCATGTGGGGCAGCAGGTTACGCTCTGCGGCTGGGTGCAGCGCGTCCGCGACAAAGGCGGGCTGATTTGGATTGACCTCCGCGACCGCTACGGAATCACACAATTATTAATAGAAGAAACTTCCGCTGCGCCCGAGTTGGTGCAGGCAGCCCGCGGATTAGGGCGCGAGTTTGTCGTACAGGCAGCGGGCGAAGTGATTGAGCGCGTTTCCAAAAACAATAAAATCCCGACAGGCGATATTGAAATCCGCCTGCGCGAACTGACCGTTCTCAATTCGGCAAAAGTGCCGCCCTTCCTCATTGAAGACGAAACTGACGGCGGCGACGATTTGCGCATGAAATACCGCTACTTGGATTTGCGCCGCAACGTGGTGCGCCAAAATTTGGAACTGCGCCACCGCATGGCAAAAGCCACCCGCGACTACATGGACAGCATGGGCTTCTTGGAAGTGGAAACCCCCGTGCTGATTAAGTCCACCCCCGAGGGCGCGCGCGATTTTGTAGTGCCGAGCCGACTCAATCCGGGTGAGTTTTATGCCCTGCCCCAATCGCCGCAAACCTTCAAGCAAATTTTGATGGTGGCAGGTTTTGACCGCTACTTCCAAATTGTGAAGTGCTTCCGCGATGAAGACCTCCGCGCCGACCGTCAGCCCGAGTTTACGCAAATTGACTGCGAAATGTCGTTCGTTACGCAGGAAGATATTCTCAACACTTTTGAAGGGCTTGTCAAATATTTATTCAAAACCATCAAAGGTATTGAGTTCGGTAACTTCCGCCGCATGAGCTATGCCGATGCCATGCGCCTCTACGGTTCGGATAAGCCCGATTTGCGATTCGGGATGCAGTTTACCGAACTGAACGACGTAGCCAAAGGCAAAGGTTTTCAGGTGTTCGATGGTGCAGAACTTGTAGTAGGTATTTGCGCCGAAGGTTGCGCCGAGTTTACGCGCAAGCAATTGGACGAACTCACCGAATTTGTCAAGCGCCCTCAAATCGGTGCCAAAGGTTTGGTGTATGTACAATACAAAACAGACGGCACGTTCAAATCGTCGGTAGATAAATTTTTCACGCAAGACGATTTGATGCAATGGGCGGTAAAAATGAACGCCAAACCCGGCGATTTGATGTTGGTGCTTTCGGGCGAAATAAACGCTACCCGCAAGCAACTCAACGAACTACGCCTTGAAATGGGCAACCGCCTTGGCTTGCGCAACAAAGACGTTTACGAGCCGCTCTGGGTGCTGGACTTCCCGCTGGTAGAATGGGGCGAAGAAGAACAGCGTTGGTTTGCCATGCACCACCCCTTCACCTCACCCAAGCCCGAAGACATCACCTTGCTGGACAGCAACCCGGGCGAAGTTCGCGCCAATGCCTACGACATGGTGATTAATGGCGTAGAAGTCGGTGGCGGCTCCATCCGTATTTTTGACCGCGAATTGCAGGCGAAGATGTTCCGTTTGCTGGGCTTCACCGACGAGCAGGCCCGTGCGCAGTTCGGATTTTTGATGGAAGCCTTCGAGTATGGTGCTCCTCCGCATGGTGGTATTGCCTTCGGTTTTGACCGTTTGTGTTCACTCTTTGGCGGTGCGGAATCTATCCGCGACTTTATCGCCTTCCCGAAAAACAACTCCGGCCGCGATATGATGATAGATTCGCCATCCCCTATTGCCGACGAGCAATTGAGAGAACTGAATATCAAGGTGGTATAA
- a CDS encoding cyclase family protein: protein MQINDISVTLHSQLVAWPGGVGFSTSHAARIAAGDEANVTIIHTNAHIGTHVDAPLHFVDKTRHVADLELSRMVGACSVLDFRGHRVITAQMLQQAKETRTLHPRLLFKTDNSALWHTQNSTFYPDFCALSADAAEWAVANDIQLLGIDYLSIQRYEDSFETHRIILRQEIVILEGLDLSQVEAGDYMLCCLPLKIQGADGAPARAILMPL, encoded by the coding sequence ATGCAAATCAACGATATCTCCGTTACGCTCCACTCTCAATTAGTGGCATGGCCGGGCGGCGTAGGATTTTCTACCTCCCATGCTGCGCGCATTGCCGCAGGCGATGAGGCCAATGTAACCATTATCCACACCAATGCGCATATCGGCACGCACGTAGATGCGCCGCTGCATTTTGTCGATAAAACGCGCCACGTAGCCGATTTGGAACTGTCGCGCATGGTGGGTGCCTGCTCTGTGTTAGACTTTCGCGGACATCGCGTCATTACCGCCCAAATGCTGCAACAGGCAAAGGAAACACGCACGCTGCATCCCCGTTTACTGTTCAAAACCGATAACTCCGCTCTTTGGCACACACAAAACAGTACTTTCTACCCCGATTTTTGCGCCCTGAGCGCCGATGCCGCCGAGTGGGCAGTTGCCAACGATATTCAACTGTTGGGCATTGACTACCTCTCCATCCAACGCTATGAGGACAGTTTTGAAACACACCGCATTATTTTGCGCCAAGAAATTGTCATTCTGGAAGGGCTGGATTTGTCGCAAGTTGAGGCGGGTGATTATATGCTTTGCTGCCTGCCGTTGAAAATACAAGGTGCTGACGGTGCACCTGCGCGCGCAATTTTGATGCCTTTGTAA
- the treF gene encoding alpha,alpha-trehalase TreF, producing MKKRFYMLCCSLIIAACAPDKQEKQTTDSTQTLADAKVQLSPDERYGELFDSVQLSGIFPDSKTFADYTPKLPTDSILALYATERGKADFSLKTFVDTYFEAPLNPADNFQTDRSQSVEAHINRLWDVLARPADAPGKGTLIPLPYPYIVPGGRFGEIYYWDSYFTMLGLQTSGRIDLITNMVDNFAHLINTVGFIPNGNRTYYLSRSQPPFFAAMVQLLADAKQDEQILVKYLPQLEKEYAFWMDGAHETPSQELYTHRRVVELAGGVLNRYCDDRATPRPEGYREDIHTAQASGREAAEVYRHLRSGAESGWDYSSRWFDDANKISTIRTADIIPVDLNALLYNLERTIARAKRTAGSENDAKQWEQKAKTRKNALMRYCWSESEGMFFDYDFRSGKQKRVISAAMAFPLFFQMVTPEQAGRVAKNISKYLVKAGGVVTTTNRTGQQWDAPNGWAPLQWVSIQGLRNYRHEAVADTIANRWIRLNTKVFRATGKMLEKYDVENLSLESGGGEYPVQDGFGWTNGVLLKLLSEKNK from the coding sequence ATGAAAAAAAGATTTTACATGCTTTGTTGCAGCCTTATTATAGCTGCCTGTGCACCCGATAAGCAAGAGAAGCAAACCACCGATAGCACGCAAACCCTTGCCGATGCGAAAGTACAACTCAGCCCCGATGAGCGATACGGCGAGTTGTTTGACTCGGTACAACTGTCCGGCATTTTCCCCGACTCCAAAACTTTTGCCGATTATACCCCCAAGTTACCGACCGATAGCATTCTGGCACTTTATGCCACTGAACGCGGCAAGGCTGATTTTTCGCTAAAAACCTTTGTAGATACCTATTTTGAAGCCCCGCTTAATCCTGCCGATAACTTCCAAACCGACCGTTCTCAGTCGGTGGAGGCGCATATCAATAGGTTGTGGGATGTGCTGGCAAGACCTGCCGATGCACCCGGCAAGGGTACGCTGATTCCGTTGCCGTATCCGTACATTGTACCCGGCGGCCGATTCGGCGAAATCTATTATTGGGACTCCTACTTTACTATGTTGGGTTTGCAGACCTCCGGACGTATTGACTTGATAACCAATATGGTAGATAATTTCGCGCATTTAATTAATACAGTCGGTTTTATTCCTAACGGCAATCGTACATATTATCTGAGCCGTTCGCAGCCGCCATTTTTTGCTGCCATGGTGCAGTTGCTGGCAGATGCAAAACAAGATGAACAGATATTGGTAAAATACTTGCCACAATTAGAAAAAGAATATGCATTTTGGATGGATGGTGCACATGAAACGCCCTCGCAGGAGTTATATACACATCGTCGGGTAGTGGAGCTGGCAGGAGGTGTCCTCAATCGCTATTGCGATGACCGTGCAACTCCGCGTCCGGAGGGCTATCGAGAGGATATTCATACTGCCCAAGCAAGCGGAAGAGAGGCTGCGGAGGTATATCGCCATTTGCGCTCAGGAGCAGAGTCGGGTTGGGATTACAGCAGCCGTTGGTTTGACGATGCAAATAAAATCAGCACAATTCGCACGGCAGATATCATTCCTGTGGATTTGAATGCTTTGCTGTATAATCTGGAACGTACTATCGCACGTGCGAAGCGCACAGCAGGCAGTGAGAACGATGCCAAACAATGGGAACAAAAGGCAAAAACCCGCAAGAATGCCCTGATGCGTTATTGCTGGTCGGAGTCGGAGGGAATGTTTTTTGACTACGACTTCCGCAGTGGCAAACAAAAGCGCGTGATTTCGGCTGCAATGGCTTTCCCTTTGTTTTTTCAAATGGTTACACCCGAACAAGCCGGCCGTGTGGCAAAAAATATCAGCAAATATTTGGTAAAAGCAGGAGGGGTAGTAACAACAACTAACCGCACGGGACAGCAGTGGGATGCACCTAACGGCTGGGCGCCGCTGCAATGGGTCAGTATTCAGGGGTTGCGGAATTACAGGCACGAGGCCGTGGCCGATACTATCGCCAACCGATGGATTCGCCTGAATACCAAAGTGTTTCGAGCTACAGGTAAGATGCTGGAAAAATACGATGTGGAAAATTTGAGCCTTGAAAGCGGTGGCGGAGAATACCCCGTTCAGGACGGTTTCGGCTGGACAAACGGCGTTTTATTAAAGTTGCTGTCCGAGAAAAATAAATAA